In Streptococcus dysgalactiae subsp. dysgalactiae, the following are encoded in one genomic region:
- a CDS encoding helix-turn-helix domain-containing protein: protein MSEKSLGEVLRESRVGKNITLDDIESKTGISSHYLLAMELDQFKIIPEEKFDQYLKDYADIVELDFITLKRRYHYQVNAKKKSDTKSVTEIVEEKLSQKRLREKMATGGMPYPHYTSTPPKKTQETLVIPVKTVGVDSKTLVKAAIPAASQFKNDDRLVPKKANVSRSRRYDNGDRSKKSIVPAFILGLVALAIIGVIFFGVWKQFEKGQRAKEAEMTLLEASKKSKAASKESSSEPQTQITTEGADNYLVATVTKSKETVDITVSLTDAESSWISLTNSEIGESGTTLTQESPTYTTTLPADVTESLLTLGITKGVSVTVDGQPLDLSALTSTDLSYITFKIQ from the coding sequence ATGAGTGAAAAAAGTCTTGGTGAGGTTTTAAGAGAATCGCGTGTTGGCAAAAATATCACATTAGATGATATTGAATCCAAAACAGGGATTTCTTCCCATTACTTATTGGCAATGGAATTAGATCAATTTAAAATTATTCCAGAAGAGAAATTTGACCAGTATTTAAAAGACTATGCCGATATTGTGGAATTAGATTTCATTACTTTAAAACGACGCTATCATTATCAAGTGAATGCTAAAAAAAAGAGTGATACGAAATCAGTAACAGAAATTGTCGAAGAAAAACTAAGTCAGAAGCGATTGCGAGAAAAAATGGCAACTGGTGGAATGCCTTACCCTCATTACACCTCGACGCCACCTAAAAAAACTCAGGAGACGTTGGTTATTCCTGTCAAAACAGTCGGTGTGGACTCTAAAACCCTTGTAAAGGCTGCTATACCAGCTGCTAGTCAGTTTAAAAATGATGATCGTTTGGTGCCTAAAAAGGCAAATGTCTCACGTTCAAGACGCTATGACAATGGTGATCGCTCTAAAAAATCAATAGTACCCGCTTTTATCTTAGGTTTAGTTGCTCTAGCGATTATCGGGGTTATCTTTTTTGGTGTCTGGAAACAATTTGAAAAAGGTCAGCGTGCTAAAGAAGCTGAAATGACTTTACTTGAGGCTTCTAAAAAATCGAAAGCAGCTTCAAAAGAAAGTTCAAGTGAACCTCAAACTCAAATCACAACTGAAGGCGCAGATAACTACTTGGTAGCAACAGTTACCAAATCGAAAGAAACAGTTGATATCACTGTTTCTTTAACAGATGCAGAAAGTAGTTGGATTTCCTTGACTAATTCTGAAATTGGAGAGAGTGGCACTACACTAACGCAAGAATCTCCGACTTATACGACAACTTTACCTGCTGATGTAACAGAGTCTTTATTGACACTGGGTATCACAAAGGGTGTGTCTGTAACCGTTGACGGACAACCGCTTGACTTATCTGCTTTAACAAGTACTGATTTAAGTTATATTACATTTAAAATTCAATAA
- the yfmH gene encoding EF-P 5-aminopentanol modification-associated protein YfmH: MTKLVKIDYPNIDETLYYGRLENGLTVYFIKKTGYSEKTAMLTVDFGSLDNRLTVDGKSTIVPEGIAHFLEHKLFEDNTGEDISLAFTQLGADTNAFTTFDKTSYLFSTAKAFSEGLKLLQSFVLSAHFTDESINREKKIIEQEIDMYQDDPDYRAYSGILQNLFPNTSLANDIAGTKESIQNITKALLDAHHSYFYHPSNMSLLVIGDIDVDEIFSDIQTFQKALPFSEKKMVIVEQLHHYPVMPSSSIDMDVATAKLVVGFRGHLVLDNYSLLTYRVALKLLLAMLLGWTSKTYHEWYEEGKIDDSFDIEIEIQDDFQFILISLDTTEPIAMSNHIRRCLTDIRQLQELTDKHLTLLKQEMYGDFIQSIDSIDHLTSQFNLYLSDKETYFDLPRIIETISLKDILVIGKAFFEGADVSDFTVFPK, from the coding sequence ATGACAAAACTAGTAAAGATAGATTACCCTAATATTGACGAGACACTTTACTATGGTAGATTAGAAAATGGGTTAACAGTTTATTTTATAAAGAAAACAGGATATTCGGAAAAGACGGCTATGTTGACAGTTGACTTTGGTTCTCTTGACAATAGATTGACAGTAGATGGCAAGTCTACTATTGTTCCAGAAGGGATTGCTCATTTTCTAGAGCATAAACTTTTCGAAGATAATACAGGGGAGGACATTTCTCTAGCATTCACTCAGCTGGGTGCAGATACGAACGCTTTCACCACATTCGATAAGACAAGTTACTTGTTTTCAACTGCTAAGGCATTTTCAGAAGGTCTCAAGTTACTTCAGAGTTTTGTCCTTTCTGCTCACTTTACAGATGAATCCATCAACAGAGAAAAGAAAATTATAGAGCAAGAAATTGACATGTATCAGGACGATCCTGATTACCGTGCCTATAGCGGGATTTTGCAAAATTTATTTCCTAATACTAGCCTAGCTAATGATATTGCAGGAACAAAAGAATCAATTCAAAATATCACAAAAGCTTTGTTGGATGCACACCACTCCTATTTTTATCACCCTTCTAATATGAGTTTATTAGTGATTGGTGATATTGATGTTGACGAAATCTTTTCAGATATCCAAACTTTTCAAAAAGCGCTACCTTTTTCTGAAAAAAAAATGGTGATCGTAGAACAATTGCACCATTATCCAGTCATGCCTTCATCATCTATCGATATGGATGTAGCAACTGCTAAGTTAGTTGTTGGCTTCCGAGGTCATCTCGTTTTAGATAACTATTCTCTATTAACTTACCGTGTGGCCTTAAAATTATTATTGGCCATGCTTCTAGGATGGACTTCTAAAACTTACCATGAATGGTACGAAGAAGGAAAAATAGATGATTCCTTTGATATAGAAATTGAGATTCAAGATGATTTTCAATTTATTTTAATATCGTTGGATACCACTGAACCAATTGCTATGTCAAATCACATTCGCCGTTGTTTAACAGACATTAGGCAATTACAAGAGTTGACGGACAAACATCTAACTCTTTTGAAACAAGAAATGTATGGCGACTTTATTCAAAGTATAGACTCTATTGATCATCTTACGAGTCAATTTAACCTTTATTTGTCTGATAAGGAAACCTATTTTGATCTTCCAAGAATTATAGAGACTATATCCTTGAAAGATATTCTTGTTATTGGGAAAGCCTTTTTTGAAGGAGCAGATGTTTCCGATTTTACTGTCTTTCCAAAATAA
- the yfmF gene encoding EF-P 5-aminopentanol modification-associated protein YfmF has translation MKIVQGVQLHLIKTKRFKTNHITFRFSGDLNQKTVAKRVLVAQMLATANDRYPTAKLFREKLAELYGANLSTNVSTKGLVHIVDIDINFVQDRYAFQGEKVLDEMIQFLKEILFSPLLSIAQYQPKIFDIEKSNLINYVESDKEDSFYYSSLRTKELFYLNKELQVSKYGTEELITKETAYTSYQEFHKMLNEDQIDIFVLGDFDDYRVVQLLHQFPFDARKKKLDFFYLQDAVNIIKESIEKKDINQSILQLAYHFPLVFGQREYYALVVLNGLLGSFAHSRFFTKIREEEGLAYSIGCRFDVYTGLFDIYAGIDSQTRTKTLQLIVKELNDIKMGRFSGQLVKKTKLMLINNALLSEDYSKNMIEMTYMASYIDPSYSIKHWIDEIDKVSKIDIIKVANLLKLQTVYFLEGK, from the coding sequence ATGAAAATTGTTCAGGGAGTACAACTTCATCTGATTAAGACCAAACGGTTTAAAACCAATCATATTACCTTTCGTTTTTCAGGTGATTTGAACCAAAAAACAGTAGCAAAAAGAGTCTTAGTGGCACAGATGTTAGCAACAGCTAATGACCGCTACCCAACAGCTAAATTGTTTAGAGAAAAATTGGCAGAACTTTACGGAGCCAACTTGTCAACGAATGTGTCAACTAAAGGCTTGGTTCACATTGTTGATATTGATATTAACTTTGTTCAAGATCGATATGCTTTTCAAGGGGAAAAAGTTTTAGATGAAATGATTCAATTTTTAAAGGAAATATTGTTTTCACCTTTATTATCAATCGCTCAATACCAACCTAAGATTTTTGATATTGAAAAGTCTAACTTGATTAATTATGTTGAATCGGATAAAGAAGACTCATTTTATTATAGTTCTCTTAGAACCAAAGAATTATTTTACCTTAACAAAGAACTACAAGTATCTAAATATGGTACTGAAGAACTCATCACTAAAGAAACTGCCTATACCAGCTATCAAGAATTTCATAAGATGCTCAATGAAGATCAGATTGATATTTTTGTCTTAGGAGATTTTGACGATTATCGTGTTGTTCAATTGTTACATCAGTTTCCTTTTGATGCTCGTAAGAAAAAATTGGATTTCTTCTATTTACAGGATGCTGTTAATATTATCAAGGAATCCATTGAAAAAAAGGATATTAATCAGTCCATCCTCCAGCTGGCTTATCACTTTCCTTTGGTTTTTGGACAAAGGGAATATTACGCCTTAGTTGTTTTGAATGGTCTATTAGGCTCATTTGCTCATTCTCGTTTCTTCACAAAAATCAGAGAAGAAGAGGGATTGGCTTACAGTATTGGTTGTCGATTTGATGTTTACACTGGCTTGTTTGATATTTACGCAGGTATTGACAGTCAAACTAGAACAAAAACCTTACAATTAATTGTCAAGGAGTTAAATGATATTAAGATGGGACGATTTTCAGGGCAACTAGTGAAAAAGACTAAACTAATGCTTATTAATAATGCCCTCTTATCTGAGGATTACAGTAAAAACATGATTGAGATGACTTATATGGCTTCCTATATTGATCCTTCTTATTCGATTAAGCATTGGATTGATGAGATTGACAAGGTTAGTAAAATAGATATCATTAAAGTTGCCAATCTATTAAAACTCCAGACAGTTTACTTCTTGGAAGGAAAATAA
- the yaaA gene encoding S4 domain-containing protein YaaA, which yields MIYKLFTEFITLKALLKELRIIQSGGAIKGFLAETTVLFNGEDEKRRGKKIRVGDKISLPDQDLIITIVEPNQEEKEQFAEEMAEKTRLAALVKQMNQTNKKTSSKHKNRQSTTKQSLRATKKTKGKSTAPVRFPGI from the coding sequence ATGATATACAAATTATTTACAGAATTTATCACCCTAAAAGCCCTGCTTAAAGAATTAAGAATTATCCAAAGTGGCGGCGCTATCAAGGGATTTCTCGCTGAAACAACCGTTCTATTTAATGGTGAAGATGAAAAACGTCGAGGCAAAAAAATCAGAGTAGGGGATAAGATTTCTCTACCTGACCAAGACTTAATTATCACTATTGTTGAGCCTAATCAAGAAGAAAAAGAACAATTTGCCGAAGAAATGGCTGAAAAGACACGTTTAGCGGCCCTAGTGAAACAAATGAATCAAACCAACAAAAAGACTTCTTCTAAACATAAAAATCGTCAATCTACTACCAAACAATCACTAAGAGCAACTAAGAAAACTAAAGGCAAATCAACTGCACCTGTCCGCTTCCCAGGTATCTAG